A window of Rhododendron vialii isolate Sample 1 chromosome 13a, ASM3025357v1 contains these coding sequences:
- the LOC131312864 gene encoding uncharacterized protein LOC131312864 yields the protein MTTSKRLAERKVEKFEKNITRRGSTKKGSKYPVGTIILGLFVFVVVGSYIFQMIRTAKNGGIV from the exons ATG ACTACCTCAAAGCGCCTTGCTGAAAGGAAAGTCGagaaatttgaaaagaacatCACCAGGAGGGGATCAACCAAGAAAGGATCAAAATACCCAGTTGGCACAATTATTCTCGGGCTGTTTGTTTTTGTGGTCGTCGGATCAT ACATCTTTCAAATGATCAGGACAGCAAAAAATGGTGGGATAGTCTGA
- the LOC131312865 gene encoding premnaspirodiene oxygenase-like isoform X1: protein MDLKFPFSLTTFFLLVFFLINLVRVLKRFKTENTTSKLPPGPWKLPAIGSIHHLVGSLPHHSLRNLARKYGPLMHLQLGENSTIVISSPRLAKEVMQTHDLAFADRPKVRAAKIMTYNYVDIAYCPYGDYWRQMRKVCILELLSAKNVRSFCSIREDEVFHLIESVKSSFGLPINLTEKIFSLTNDITFRATFGKRYEDKDALIPLIKETVEVAGGFNLCDSFPSLKVLHFLSGMRSKLARLHQKMDQILDNIINGHEETLGSSKGGNGEGGEEDLLDVLLRLKHRGGLQFPMTNNNIKAIIQEIFCAGTDTSSTTIDWAMSEMVRNRRVMEKTQAEVRQVLRGKKRICEADIRELKYLKLVIKETLRLHPPAPLLLPRERREQIEMDGYLIPVKTNLIVNAWAIGRDPEYWVDAEIFSPERFDNSPVDFIGTDLQYIPFGAGRRVCPGISFGLANVELPLAQLLYHFNWNLSNGTKPEDLDMTETFGASVRRISDLHLIATPYFT, encoded by the exons ATGGATCTCAAatttcccttctctctcaccACTTTCTTCCTCCTGGTCTTCTTCCTAATCAACTTAGTCAGGGTActaaaaagattcaaaaccGAAAACACAACTTCCAAACTCCCTCCAGGGCCATGGAAACTACCTGCCATCGGAAGCATTCACCACTTAGTCGGTTCACTCCCACATCATTCTTTGAGAAATTTGGCGAGGAAATATGGACCCCTCATGCATTTGCAACTAGGGGAAAATTCAACGATTGTCATATCATCGCCACGATTGGCCAAAGAGGTAATGCAAACGCACGATCTAGCCTTTGCAGATAGGCCTAAAGTCAGAGCAGCTAAGATTATGACCTATAATTATGTAGACATCGCGTATTGTCCCTATGGCGATTACTGGAGACAAATGCGTAAAGTTTGCATCTTGGAACTCCTAAGTGCCAAAAATGTTCGCTCCTTTTGTTCTATTCGGGAGGATGAGGTTTTCCATCTTATCGAGTCTGTCAAATCATCCTTTGGTTTGCCAATAAATCTTACGGAGAAGATTTTTTCATTAACAAATGACATAACGTTCAGAGCAACATTTGGAAAGAGATACGAAGACAAAGATGCTCTTATACCCTTGATTAAGGAGACGGTAGAGGTAGCAGGGGGTTTCAATTTGTGTGATTCATTTCCATCACTCAAAGTACTTCACTTTCTCAGTGGGATGAGGTCTAAATTAGCAAGGCTTCATCAGAAGATGGATCAGATCCTCGATAATATAATCAACGGGCATGAAGAAACCCTCGGAAGCTCTAAAGGGGGAAACGGCGAAGGTGGGGAGGAAGATCTTCTCGATGTGCTGCTTAGACTCAAGCACAGAGGAGGCCTTCAGTTTCCTATGACAAACAACAATATTAAAGCTATCATTCAG GAAATCTTTTGTGCTGGAACTGATACTTCCTCTACTACAATCGACTGGGCAATGTCGGAAATGGTGAGGAACCGAAGAGTGATGGAAAAAACACAAGCTGAAGTGAGACAAGTCCTCAGGGGGAAGAAAAGAATCTGTGAAGCTGACATTCGAGAGTTGAAGTATTTGAAGTTGGTAATCAAAGAAACTCTAAGGTTACACCCTCCTGCTCCATTGTTACTACCTAGAGAACGTAGGGAACAAATTGAGATGGATGGATACCTTATACCCGTAAAAACAAATTTAATTGTGAATGCCTGGGCTATCGGGAGAGATCCTGAATATTGGGTTGATGCTGAGATTTTTTCACCAGAGAGATTCGATAATAGTCCTGTTGATTTTATAGGAACCGATTTACAATATATACCGTTTGGGGCGGGAAGAAGGGTATGTCCAGGGATATCTTTTGGCCTAGCAAATGTTGAACTCCCTCTAGCACAATTGTTGTATCACTTCAACTGGAACCTATCAAATGGTACCAAGCCAGAAGATCTAGACATGACTGAGACCTTTGGAGCAAGTGTTCGGAGAATAAGCGATTTGCATTTGATTGCCACTCCTTATTTCACTTGA
- the LOC131312865 gene encoding premnaspirodiene oxygenase-like isoform X2, giving the protein METTCHRKHSPLSRFTPTSFFEKFGEEIWTPHAFATRGKFNDCHIIATIGQRGGFNLCDSFPSLKVLHFLSGMRSKLARLHQKMDQILDNIINGHEETLGSSKGGNGEGGEEDLLDVLLRLKHRGGLQFPMTNNNIKAIIQEIFCAGTDTSSTTIDWAMSEMVRNRRVMEKTQAEVRQVLRGKKRICEADIRELKYLKLVIKETLRLHPPAPLLLPRERREQIEMDGYLIPVKTNLIVNAWAIGRDPEYWVDAEIFSPERFDNSPVDFIGTDLQYIPFGAGRRVCPGISFGLANVELPLAQLLYHFNWNLSNGTKPEDLDMTETFGASVRRISDLHLIATPYFT; this is encoded by the exons ATGGAAACTACCTGCCATCGGAAGCATTCACCACTTAGTCGGTTCACTCCCACATCATTCTTTGAGAAATTTGGCGAGGAAATATGGACCCCTCATGCATTTGCAACTAGGGGAAAATTCAACGATTGTCATATCATCGCCACGATTGGCCAAAGAG GGGGTTTCAATTTGTGTGATTCATTTCCATCACTCAAAGTACTTCACTTTCTCAGTGGGATGAGGTCTAAATTAGCAAGGCTTCATCAGAAGATGGATCAGATCCTCGATAATATAATCAACGGGCATGAAGAAACCCTCGGAAGCTCTAAAGGGGGAAACGGCGAAGGTGGGGAGGAAGATCTTCTCGATGTGCTGCTTAGACTCAAGCACAGAGGAGGCCTTCAGTTTCCTATGACAAACAACAATATTAAAGCTATCATTCAG GAAATCTTTTGTGCTGGAACTGATACTTCCTCTACTACAATCGACTGGGCAATGTCGGAAATGGTGAGGAACCGAAGAGTGATGGAAAAAACACAAGCTGAAGTGAGACAAGTCCTCAGGGGGAAGAAAAGAATCTGTGAAGCTGACATTCGAGAGTTGAAGTATTTGAAGTTGGTAATCAAAGAAACTCTAAGGTTACACCCTCCTGCTCCATTGTTACTACCTAGAGAACGTAGGGAACAAATTGAGATGGATGGATACCTTATACCCGTAAAAACAAATTTAATTGTGAATGCCTGGGCTATCGGGAGAGATCCTGAATATTGGGTTGATGCTGAGATTTTTTCACCAGAGAGATTCGATAATAGTCCTGTTGATTTTATAGGAACCGATTTACAATATATACCGTTTGGGGCGGGAAGAAGGGTATGTCCAGGGATATCTTTTGGCCTAGCAAATGTTGAACTCCCTCTAGCACAATTGTTGTATCACTTCAACTGGAACCTATCAAATGGTACCAAGCCAGAAGATCTAGACATGACTGAGACCTTTGGAGCAAGTGTTCGGAGAATAAGCGATTTGCATTTGATTGCCACTCCTTATTTCACTTGA